Within the Bernardetia sp. genome, the region ATGGCGTTCTTGAAAATTTTTGACAGCTTCTTGTAGTTTTTTATCATATACTTGTGAGGTATCAGAAGCATCATTTTCTGTAAGTTGTAGGTCTCCTGTTTTGCTCAATATATTTCTAATAGTAGGAACAAGTTCATGACGGTTAAACTCTTCTGTGCTATCTATTTTAATCTTTTTATAATTTTCAATATTAATTTTTTCCCAACCTCCTTCTCTTACTATTTTTTTATACTCTTCTCTAGCTTCTTTTAGCTTTGCATAGAGTTCGTATTGAGGTTCTGCCTTTTTGATAATATCATCAAATGTATTGTTTTGGGTAGCACTGTAAAGCACATCTACAAAATCAGCAGGATGATAGTCTTCTAGCCAAATATTTAGTTCATCTCCTACTTCATCTGGCTTGACTCTACCAGCCTTAATATGATTTAAGTAAGTGAGAGCCATAGCTGTTGTGAAAACGTCAAGTTTCATGAGCTTAGGCAAGTCATAATCTCCATCTGTTCCCAACAAAGCAGTTTGTGTTTCGTCTATATCAGCAAGTGCATAAGCATCTTCGTTTAGTCCTTCCGAACCTGCACTTTTAAGGTAGCCCATCAGAGATTGTGTATGAGGAAGAACAGTAGTGGCAGAGTACCAAACAGGTTGAAAGTTATTTTTCTGATAAAATAAATACAACTGCTCTTTCAAAAAACTTCTAGCAAAAGAATCTGGAAAGTAAAGCTCACTTTGCTTGGCATCTATGAGTTGTTTTATCCAAATTTCAGCTTCTTCTGTATCTATTTCAGCTTCTGGGATGAGGTAAGCAATATCTATTTCTTCGGTAGTATGTCCGAATTTGTCTCGTTTACAAGATGAAAAAGTAAGAAATAAGAAGGCGAGTAAAAATGTAAGAAGAAAAAATCTCTTGTAAAATGGGAAGTAATTCATAAGAAATAAGTTAAAAAAATGTGTAAGATAAAAAGCAAGAGAATGCTATTAAAAATAAAAGGCAATCGCCTTTTTAGCAAAATCTGTACCTAGATAAACGG harbors:
- a CDS encoding L,D-transpeptidase family protein encodes the protein MNYFPFYKRFFLLTFLLAFLFLTFSSCKRDKFGHTTEEIDIAYLIPEAEIDTEEAEIWIKQLIDAKQSELYFPDSFARSFLKEQLYLFYQKNNFQPVWYSATTVLPHTQSLMGYLKSAGSEGLNEDAYALADIDETQTALLGTDGDYDLPKLMKLDVFTTAMALTYLNHIKAGRVKPDEVGDELNIWLEDYHPADFVDVLYSATQNNTFDDIIKKAEPQYELYAKLKEAREEYKKIVREGGWEKINIENYKKIKIDSTEEFNRHELVPTIRNILSKTGDLQLTENDASDTSQVYDKKLQEAVKNFQERHTLERDGVVGNNLLKELATSAETRLEQIELNMERMRWLRDSLGDSYIIVNVPSYWMRLYDYGKRNFETKVMVGRSFHATPLFVDTMKYVVMSPKWHVPVSIATNEMLPKLRRGGSYFSRNNFSIYQRTSSGVREISPSSVNWSNVSNMGNYSIVQNSGAGNALGRVKFIFPNANNVYMHDTPSTQFDKADRALSHGCIRLHEPEALANYILKEKPETWTPEKIHETMYGGTTTNVYLDRQWVVHIVYWTTWVDDNGKVHFSKDVYGYDQAQKDILAKRDKNLEEWMQKRSKEFSVLKKNELAMK